A portion of the Bacteroides faecium genome contains these proteins:
- a CDS encoding RagB/SusD family nutrient uptake outer membrane protein → MEKIRIFSVWMMALILASCNNLDLNPLSESSTGNFYSNQQELEMAINDLYRSPFYSVDDELMTDNMTTRTISNAVVTGTINSDWTGSADLWTNSYKAIARVNSFMLYKDQAKDKTDPDIMLRLEAEARFIRAYQYAVLVNHFGDLPFLDKYTSLEDSYKMGRTKKDEILDFVYDELGWAADNLPESYAANQQQRFTRGAALAIKARTALYAGEWEIAKNAASAVMELEKKGIYQLHPDYRTLFLSEGQNNKEIIMSNPRSETYGVVNAGATVLGRYLTRTAGFTCSVMPTRELIDSYECADGLPIDKSPLYNPQKPFDNRDPRLVETVVKHGSDWLQFRYQPHPDTLQVRSYKDNKLVDNKDSRGKDSYASYTGFVWKKGYDQTMADRKVDDIDLIIVRYAEILLIYAEAKIELGEIDSSVLEAINKVRARAYKTTVEATDYPKVVTTNADQLRTIIKRERRVEFVKEGLRYMDLIRWRIAEDALTKPVLGIPDAVNQDRKKWPFPGIPSIDENGIPDYTPMLNDCKILGARSFNKERQYLWPIPSSELLINSNLSQNPNY, encoded by the coding sequence ATGGAAAAGATAAGAATATTTTCAGTATGGATGATGGCATTGATTCTGGCGTCATGTAATAATTTGGATTTGAATCCACTGTCCGAGTCTTCTACCGGCAACTTCTATTCTAATCAACAAGAATTGGAGATGGCAATCAATGATTTATACCGCTCTCCTTTTTATTCGGTAGATGATGAATTGATGACCGATAATATGACTACCCGAACCATTAGTAATGCTGTGGTGACGGGGACTATAAACAGTGATTGGACAGGCTCTGCCGATTTGTGGACTAATAGTTATAAAGCCATAGCGAGAGTAAATAGTTTTATGCTTTATAAAGATCAGGCTAAGGACAAGACTGATCCTGATATCATGCTCCGGCTTGAAGCTGAGGCTCGCTTTATAAGAGCATATCAATATGCTGTGCTAGTTAATCATTTTGGCGATTTACCTTTTCTTGACAAATATACCAGTCTGGAAGATTCGTATAAAATGGGAAGAACCAAAAAAGATGAAATCTTGGATTTTGTATATGATGAGTTAGGTTGGGCAGCAGACAATCTCCCGGAATCGTATGCGGCTAATCAGCAGCAGCGGTTTACTAGAGGAGCTGCATTAGCAATAAAAGCACGGACCGCGTTATATGCAGGCGAATGGGAAATAGCCAAGAATGCAGCGAGCGCAGTTATGGAATTGGAGAAAAAAGGAATTTATCAATTACATCCTGATTACAGGACGTTGTTTCTGTCGGAAGGACAAAATAATAAAGAAATAATAATGAGTAATCCTCGCTCGGAAACATACGGGGTAGTGAATGCAGGAGCTACGGTATTGGGACGTTATCTCACACGTACAGCCGGATTTACGTGTTCGGTGATGCCTACCCGGGAGCTTATAGATTCTTACGAATGTGCCGATGGATTGCCTATAGATAAATCTCCTCTTTACAATCCTCAAAAACCATTTGATAACAGAGATCCGAGATTGGTAGAGACTGTTGTGAAACATGGTTCTGATTGGCTGCAATTCAGATATCAACCCCACCCGGACACTCTCCAAGTGAGGAGCTATAAAGACAATAAACTAGTTGATAATAAAGACTCGAGAGGAAAAGACTCTTATGCAAGCTATACGGGCTTTGTTTGGAAAAAAGGATATGATCAGACGATGGCTGACAGAAAGGTGGATGATATTGATCTGATAATTGTACGTTATGCCGAAATACTGTTAATATATGCTGAGGCTAAGATAGAGCTGGGAGAAATAGATTCATCAGTTCTGGAAGCTATAAATAAAGTTCGGGCTAGAGCTTACAAGACAACTGTAGAAGCTACTGATTATCCCAAAGTAGTAACGACCAATGCGGATCAGCTTCGTACAATAATAAAAAGAGAACGGAGGGTTGAGTTTGTAAAGGAGGGTTTGAGATATATGGATTTGATCCGTTGGAGAATTGCAGAGGATGCATTGACCAAGCCTGTGTTGGGTATTCCTGATGCGGTAAATCAGGATAGAAAGAAATGGCCCTTCCCGGGGATTCCTTCTATTGATGAAAATGGTATTCCCGATTATACTCCGATGCTTAATGACTGCAAGATATTAGGAGCGAGAAGTTTCAACAAAGAACGGCAGTATTTATGGCCGATCCCCAGTAGTGAGCTTCTCATAAACTCAAATTTAAGTCAAAATCCTAATTATTAA
- a CDS encoding alginate lyase family protein, protein MKAIYFYINILLVVALSFSFESCTEFQVPVIEEYANAKEPEPDEPEQPGEPEEGDLVVPVSQSSQFPRFHTQAQIEFVAGQINKKEEPWKSAYNKLIELADSYQDREHEAVADFHTPAFYDGQDENIDAKQGLALDSHAAYANALAYALTGKEKYGNKAIYFLNAWATINTTITENDKDGNATGTALTAANLISQMMIAADLLLGQEIWTVAEKTAFKTWIQTVALPQSFRLIRTKSNNWGDWGLFATAMAYHILEVNDKVKEELDRIPARLPKCISADGAMPNETRREANGLWYTYYALTPITLSAQLAYNTIGVNLFAWQSGEKSLKKALDYLLYYELHRTEWPHWTFATDKVRSKDAPTDLYEAMNDYFNDEYKSFVGSFQPVLGGYKGNRVSHHGWSFATLMRVTDRKMSKYPNL, encoded by the coding sequence ATGAAAGCAATCTATTTTTATATTAATATACTACTCGTTGTAGCGTTATCGTTTAGTTTCGAATCTTGTACTGAATTTCAGGTTCCTGTGATAGAAGAGTATGCAAATGCTAAAGAACCCGAACCGGATGAACCGGAACAGCCCGGAGAGCCGGAAGAGGGTGATTTGGTGGTACCAGTCTCCCAAAGTTCGCAATTTCCCAGATTCCATACACAGGCTCAGATCGAGTTTGTTGCCGGACAAATCAATAAAAAAGAGGAACCTTGGAAAAGTGCTTATAATAAGCTTATCGAGTTGGCCGATTCTTATCAGGACAGAGAACATGAAGCTGTGGCAGATTTTCATACTCCTGCTTTTTATGATGGTCAGGATGAGAATATTGATGCCAAACAGGGACTGGCGCTTGATAGTCATGCGGCGTATGCCAATGCTTTGGCATACGCATTGACCGGCAAGGAGAAATATGGAAATAAGGCTATCTATTTCCTGAATGCATGGGCTACGATAAATACGACGATAACAGAAAATGATAAAGACGGAAATGCTACCGGAACAGCACTCACTGCTGCAAATCTGATTTCACAGATGATGATTGCCGCCGATTTGTTGCTGGGACAGGAGATTTGGACTGTTGCAGAAAAGACCGCGTTCAAGACATGGATACAAACGGTGGCTTTGCCGCAATCATTCCGACTAATCAGAACCAAATCTAATAATTGGGGAGACTGGGGGCTTTTTGCCACTGCTATGGCCTATCATATATTAGAAGTGAACGATAAAGTAAAGGAGGAACTTGATAGAATACCGGCACGTCTTCCGAAATGTATATCGGCAGACGGAGCGATGCCCAATGAAACAAGAAGAGAAGCGAATGGATTATGGTATACTTATTATGCACTGACGCCTATTACATTATCAGCTCAATTGGCATATAACACGATTGGAGTGAACTTGTTTGCATGGCAGTCTGGAGAGAAATCGTTAAAAAAGGCATTGGATTATTTGCTTTATTATGAGTTGCATCGTACGGAGTGGCCGCATTGGACTTTTGCAACAGATAAGGTAAGAAGTAAAGATGCTCCTACAGATTTGTATGAGGCTATGAATGATTATTTTAACGATGAATATAAATCATTTGTCGGTAGTTTTCAACCTGTACTTGGAGGATATAAAGGGAACAGGGTGTCTCATCATGGATGGAGTTTTGCAACGTTAATGAGAGTGACCGATCGTAAGATGTCTAAATATCCTAACTTGTGA
- a CDS encoding alginate lyase family protein gives MRKKMLVLIFCMGGFLPCKISGHDWLCSDSLFFSSLRLDMPGLENVRGGVEKKDYSSAKVFLLQYKRLADTGKWFKEPFVAGRVSNETDISADSVCMHYICDDINVKRPYVQGQVYMGEHFDWLFNPRKSSDPNYAIEWTHACVSRINFLNKLVVAYQKTGNEKYLKKWIWFMYDFAKDNPLSVKPVWRSLDTAIRIRTWLNAYLTFRNSVLFTAEDNVLYLKLIYEHAEHLKNTLLKDAARTGNHVTTECAALYTIGCVFQEFEKSEEWRVIAIGRYMNEIKRVVPPDGLQAELSPSYHYGVVATYKQLYDIAKINDIRLPEAFTSRLLDMYRAPVLLMDQWGDHVRTNDSSLKNIKEISKEGLKIGYDPVLAWIVSDGEEGEELPATTYLNHAGFYMMRSGWKDNGMFLFFRGGPQGIGHAEQEKLQIVLKAWGKNLLFDPGKYPYDQSDWRRFSINTPSHNTIIVDGKWQYRKKVIPEIYSPVDNFFCTTPLFDYVSSSYTDGYVTNVYNPKKSYQPQMWLDDRDTTVTHIRNVLYLKPYYALIIDQLEGNGEHVFDAHFHLDAPAAILNPDGHSVHSERNDSIQIGIYAIDKENLQTEIIQGQKNPLLGWYPIEHRPIPTVRFRKKQEVPAAFSTFLYPYKNKKPRFDTENIDISSERLIWGRRIFTDEEIAEVVLDKKNNQSVFGYQSALVGDVSVNAKGIVIRQSQVYVNSVNVGIWGASDYHDKIFAFHFSSPADVVLQQTGDSIIVLNAGKEEFGIIIRKPFPKEFVIKPGEWIRISEKKEEKTVQPLMFPLFNERK, from the coding sequence ATGAGAAAAAAAATGTTGGTTCTGATATTTTGCATGGGAGGTTTTCTCCCTTGCAAAATATCTGGTCATGATTGGCTGTGCTCCGATTCTCTGTTCTTTAGTTCGCTCAGACTTGATATGCCGGGGCTGGAGAATGTGAGAGGCGGTGTGGAAAAAAAGGATTATTCTTCCGCTAAAGTTTTTTTGTTGCAATATAAAAGGTTGGCTGATACAGGTAAATGGTTCAAAGAGCCGTTTGTTGCAGGGCGGGTGTCAAACGAAACAGATATATCGGCTGACAGTGTTTGTATGCATTATATTTGTGATGATATAAACGTCAAACGGCCTTATGTACAAGGGCAGGTATATATGGGAGAACATTTCGACTGGTTGTTTAATCCGAGAAAGAGTAGTGATCCCAATTATGCAATTGAATGGACTCATGCTTGCGTGTCTCGTATCAACTTTTTGAATAAACTTGTAGTAGCATATCAAAAGACGGGTAACGAAAAGTATTTGAAGAAGTGGATTTGGTTTATGTATGACTTTGCCAAGGATAATCCTTTGTCCGTGAAGCCTGTCTGGAGAAGTCTGGATACAGCAATAAGAATACGAACATGGCTTAATGCATATCTGACATTTCGAAATTCTGTACTGTTTACAGCAGAAGACAATGTACTTTATTTGAAGTTGATTTATGAACATGCAGAGCATCTTAAAAATACACTATTAAAAGATGCTGCTCGTACGGGAAACCATGTGACGACAGAGTGTGCTGCATTATATACTATTGGCTGTGTATTTCAGGAATTTGAAAAATCAGAAGAATGGCGTGTAATCGCGATTGGCCGCTATATGAATGAAATTAAAAGAGTAGTGCCCCCTGATGGTTTGCAGGCTGAACTATCGCCTAGTTATCATTATGGGGTGGTTGCTACCTATAAGCAATTATATGATATTGCTAAAATAAACGACATCAGACTGCCTGAGGCATTTACATCCAGATTACTGGATATGTATCGGGCACCGGTTTTACTTATGGATCAATGGGGAGATCATGTGAGGACCAATGACTCCAGTCTGAAAAATATTAAAGAAATATCAAAAGAAGGTTTGAAGATTGGATATGATCCGGTATTGGCATGGATCGTCTCAGATGGGGAGGAAGGTGAAGAGCTGCCTGCTACAACATATCTGAATCATGCAGGATTTTATATGATGCGGAGTGGCTGGAAGGATAATGGTATGTTTTTATTCTTTAGAGGAGGACCGCAGGGGATTGGTCACGCTGAACAGGAGAAGTTACAGATTGTGCTAAAGGCATGGGGAAAAAACTTATTGTTTGATCCGGGGAAATATCCTTATGATCAGTCTGATTGGAGACGCTTTTCAATTAATACTCCTTCACACAATACTATTATAGTAGATGGGAAATGGCAATATCGAAAGAAGGTAATTCCTGAAATCTATTCTCCGGTAGACAATTTTTTTTGCACAACACCTTTATTTGATTATGTTTCCTCTAGCTATACTGACGGATATGTGACTAACGTATATAATCCGAAGAAAAGTTACCAGCCCCAAATGTGGTTGGATGATCGGGATACAACAGTGACTCATATCCGGAACGTATTGTATCTTAAACCTTATTACGCTTTGATTATTGATCAACTGGAGGGTAACGGAGAACATGTATTCGATGCGCATTTTCATCTTGATGCTCCGGCGGCCATATTGAATCCGGACGGTCATTCTGTGCATAGTGAACGCAACGATAGCATACAAATCGGTATATATGCAATAGACAAAGAAAACTTGCAAACGGAAATAATACAAGGGCAGAAGAATCCTTTATTAGGTTGGTATCCCATAGAACACCGGCCTATTCCAACGGTGCGTTTTCGTAAAAAGCAGGAGGTTCCGGCAGCTTTTTCTACATTCTTATATCCGTATAAGAATAAAAAACCAAGGTTTGATACGGAAAATATAGATATTAGTTCAGAACGTCTAATTTGGGGACGGAGAATTTTTACAGATGAAGAGATTGCAGAGGTAGTATTGGATAAAAAGAATAATCAGTCAGTGTTCGGTTATCAATCAGCTCTGGTGGGTGATGTTAGTGTAAATGCTAAAGGGATAGTCATAAGGCAGAGCCAGGTGTATGTTAATTCTGTAAATGTAGGAATATGGGGAGCTTCAGACTATCATGATAAGATATTTGCTTTTCATTTCTCTAGCCCGGCAGATGTTGTGTTGCAACAAACTGGTGATTCTATTATTGTATTGAATGCAGGAAAAGAAGAATTTGGGATTATAATTCGTAAACCGTTCCCAAAAGAATTTGTAATAAAACCTGGGGAATGGATCAGGATCTCGGAGAAGAAAGAAGAAAAAACTGTGCAACCTTTGATGTTTCCATTGTTTAATGAACGAAAGTAA